From the genome of Hymenobacter cellulosilyticus, one region includes:
- a CDS encoding TonB-dependent receptor plug domain-containing protein, which translates to MRYAATFCFLLACPARAWAQQPGPAPADSTMRHLALREVVVTATRTERNLTEVPIPVTVVGQAQIKAMGALRLGDVLGEQTGLTTVNDHGQGIQLQGLNPEYTLILVDGEPLIGRTAGTLELSRVAVGNIERVEVVKGPASALWGSEALAGVVNIITEKPQPGTRGNVRLRYGTNGTLDAGGTLNAKGERAGLTLFVNRYSSRGYTLSAGSNGPTVPPFASYTAQSRVSYQLSPKTTLSVTGRYFTESQASELTVTGETGGPAAVQARSRQYDYNLSPVLTHRFSDQLLTTARLYHSGYRTREKYTYHPDGQLYDESYFHQTFTRPELQADWQLKPNQTLTGGAGYLLETVEATRYEQRQQLRAHYGYGQYDWLLTPRLNLVLGARYDGHSQYAGQFSPKVSGRYQVRPWLAVRGSAGRGYRAPDFRQLYLNFANPVVGYSVFGTNQVRAKVAQLAGQGQLAVDAETGQPVVYEAVLAQASGLTAESSLAYNLGLQLDPNEKTRLTVNAFRNDLRNLIETATVALKANGQAVYSYRNVTRAYTQGLEADGRYQLTPQLTLSGGYQLLFAKDKSVVEKLAAGEVFRKDPQTQETQRVKPQDYGGLYNRSRHSFNVKAFYENTRAGWSASARGLYRGRYGFGDLNGNTILDAAGEYVPGYWLLNLAATKTFRQRLRLQAGIDNALNYTNPAYISTLPGRLYYASLALELGRRP; encoded by the coding sequence ATGCGATACGCCGCCACCTTCTGCTTTCTGCTTGCTTGCCCGGCCCGGGCGTGGGCCCAGCAGCCTGGTCCCGCGCCAGCCGACAGCACCATGCGCCACCTGGCTTTGCGGGAGGTGGTGGTGACAGCCACGCGCACCGAGCGAAACCTGACCGAGGTGCCGATTCCAGTGACGGTGGTGGGGCAGGCCCAAATAAAGGCCATGGGGGCGCTGCGCCTGGGCGACGTGCTGGGCGAGCAAACCGGGCTAACCACCGTGAATGACCACGGCCAGGGCATTCAGCTGCAGGGCCTCAACCCCGAATACACCCTGATCCTGGTGGACGGGGAGCCCCTGATTGGGCGCACGGCCGGCACGCTGGAACTCTCGCGGGTAGCAGTGGGCAATATCGAACGGGTGGAGGTGGTGAAAGGGCCGGCTTCGGCTTTGTGGGGCTCTGAGGCGCTGGCCGGCGTGGTCAACATCATTACCGAAAAGCCCCAGCCCGGTACCCGCGGCAACGTGCGTCTGCGCTACGGCACCAACGGCACCCTGGACGCGGGCGGCACGCTCAACGCGAAAGGGGAGCGGGCTGGCCTAACCTTATTTGTGAACCGCTACAGCTCCCGGGGCTATACCCTGAGTGCCGGCAGCAACGGGCCCACGGTGCCGCCCTTCGCCAGCTACACGGCCCAAAGCCGGGTGAGCTACCAGCTCAGCCCAAAAACGACGCTGAGCGTGACGGGCCGGTACTTCACCGAAAGCCAGGCCAGTGAGCTGACTGTCACGGGTGAAACTGGCGGCCCGGCAGCCGTGCAGGCCCGCTCCCGACAGTACGACTACAACCTCTCGCCGGTACTCACTCACCGCTTCAGCGACCAGCTCCTGACCACGGCCCGGCTCTACCACAGCGGCTACCGGACCCGGGAAAAGTATACCTACCACCCCGACGGGCAGCTCTACGACGAATCGTACTTCCACCAGACCTTTACCCGGCCCGAGCTGCAGGCCGACTGGCAGCTTAAACCCAACCAAACCCTGACCGGCGGGGCGGGCTACCTGCTCGAAACGGTGGAAGCCACGCGCTACGAGCAGCGGCAGCAGCTACGCGCCCACTACGGGTACGGGCAGTACGACTGGCTGCTGACGCCACGCCTGAACCTGGTGCTCGGGGCCCGCTACGACGGACACAGTCAGTACGCCGGGCAGTTTAGTCCCAAGGTGTCGGGGCGCTACCAGGTGCGGCCGTGGCTGGCGGTGCGGGGCTCGGCGGGCCGGGGCTACCGGGCCCCCGATTTTCGCCAGCTCTACCTGAATTTTGCCAATCCGGTGGTGGGCTACAGCGTGTTTGGCACCAATCAGGTTCGGGCCAAAGTGGCGCAGCTCGCCGGGCAAGGCCAACTGGCTGTGGACGCCGAAACCGGGCAGCCAGTGGTGTACGAGGCAGTATTGGCCCAGGCCAGTGGCCTAACGGCCGAAAGCTCGTTGGCCTACAACCTGGGCTTGCAGCTGGACCCCAACGAGAAAACGCGCCTGACCGTCAATGCTTTCCGCAACGACCTGCGCAACCTGATTGAAACCGCGACGGTGGCCTTGAAAGCCAACGGGCAGGCCGTGTACTCTTACCGCAACGTGACGCGGGCCTACACCCAGGGCCTGGAAGCCGATGGCCGTTACCAACTCACACCCCAACTTACGCTCAGCGGTGGCTACCAGCTGCTGTTTGCCAAAGACAAGAGCGTAGTGGAGAAGCTGGCGGCCGGGGAGGTATTCCGCAAAGACCCGCAAACCCAGGAAACCCAGCGGGTAAAGCCCCAGGACTACGGCGGCCTGTATAACCGCTCCCGGCATTCCTTCAACGTCAAGGCCTTCTACGAAAACACCCGGGCGGGCTGGTCGGCCAGTGCGCGGGGGCTTTACCGGGGCCGCTACGGCTTCGGCGACCTGAACGGCAACACCATCCTGGACGCTGCCGGTGAGTACGTGCCCGGCTACTGGCTGCTGAACCTGGCCGCCACCAAAACCTTCCGGCAGCGCCTGAGACTGCAGGCCGGTATCGACAACGCGCTGAACTACACCAACCCGGCTTACATCAGCACATTGCCCGGCCGCCTGTATTACGCCAGCCTCGCGCTGGAGCTGGGCCGGCGCCCCTGA
- a CDS encoding HmuY family protein, whose product MNHLFLRAALATVAISTLGLTSCNDDDEQAEAAVKPALQVQAVSSLAPQPATPTSTGQPGTPRHYTFFSLADGKEVPHTDSASTKWDLAFRGTTILTNGGSSGPGQGGAQVKSGLFAELTTAPETDYAVDAAAAKAIPTGSGKGWYNYNPTTHVVSPIAGKVLVIRTAAGKYAKLEVTNYYKGAPATPTGTEPSGYYSFRYVYQPDGSRNLQ is encoded by the coding sequence ATGAATCACCTGTTTCTGCGGGCCGCCCTGGCCACTGTGGCTATTTCTACACTCGGCCTGACTTCCTGCAACGATGACGACGAGCAAGCCGAAGCGGCGGTAAAGCCCGCGCTGCAAGTGCAAGCCGTGAGCAGCCTGGCACCCCAGCCCGCTACTCCCACCAGCACCGGCCAGCCCGGCACGCCCCGGCACTACACCTTCTTCAGCCTGGCCGATGGCAAGGAAGTGCCCCACACCGACTCGGCCAGCACCAAGTGGGACCTGGCCTTCCGCGGCACGACCATCCTGACCAACGGCGGCAGCAGCGGCCCGGGCCAGGGCGGGGCTCAGGTGAAAAGCGGCCTGTTTGCGGAGCTGACCACGGCCCCCGAAACCGACTACGCCGTGGACGCGGCGGCTGCCAAGGCCATTCCCACCGGCTCGGGCAAGGGCTGGTACAACTACAACCCGACAACCCACGTGGTGTCGCCCATTGCCGGCAAAGTGCTGGTAATCCGGACCGCCGCCGGCAAGTACGCCAAGCTGGAGGTGACCAACTACTACAAAGGAGCCCCGGCCACGCCCACCGGCACCGAGCCCAGCGGCTACTACAGCTTCCGCTATGTGTACCAGCCCGACGGCAGCCGCAACCTGCAATAA
- a CDS encoding heme/hemin ABC transporter substrate-binding protein, whose translation MLSRFSTFFRAALLLGLLLLSGLSRAAAPVRIVSLSGTVSEIICDLGLQSQLVGVDVTSTFPAALTKLPKVGHNRNISAEGVLALSPTIVVGTVESLKPEVASQLKSAGITVQLFTQEYSVAGTKKLIQQVAAAFQASAKAPALLQKLDSDLAKARKPAKAPKVLFIYARGTGTMMVAGQNTPLEKVIGLAGGQNAATGFSDFKPLTAEALVAANPDVLLLFDSGLQSLGGKAGLLQVPGVAQTNAGRTGRVIEMDGQLLSGFGPRLGQATTELAQQLSK comes from the coding sequence ATGCTTTCCCGATTTTCAACTTTCTTCCGGGCCGCCCTCTTGCTGGGGCTTTTGCTGCTCAGCGGCCTGAGCCGCGCTGCCGCCCCGGTGCGCATTGTGTCCCTGAGTGGTACGGTGAGCGAAATTATCTGCGACCTGGGCCTGCAAAGTCAGCTGGTGGGCGTGGACGTGACCAGCACGTTTCCCGCCGCCCTGACCAAGCTGCCCAAGGTGGGCCACAACCGCAACATCTCGGCCGAAGGCGTGCTGGCCCTGAGCCCGACTATTGTGGTGGGCACCGTAGAGTCGCTGAAGCCTGAAGTGGCCAGTCAGCTCAAGTCGGCCGGTATTACAGTGCAGCTGTTCACCCAGGAATACTCGGTGGCGGGTACCAAAAAGCTGATTCAGCAGGTGGCCGCAGCTTTTCAGGCCTCGGCCAAGGCGCCGGCTTTGCTGCAAAAGCTCGACTCGGATTTGGCCAAAGCCCGCAAGCCCGCCAAGGCGCCGAAAGTGCTGTTCATCTACGCCCGCGGCACCGGCACCATGATGGTGGCCGGCCAGAATACGCCCCTGGAAAAGGTAATCGGGCTGGCTGGCGGGCAAAACGCGGCTACCGGCTTCTCCGACTTCAAACCCCTGACGGCCGAAGCCCTGGTAGCGGCCAACCCCGACGTGCTGTTGCTTTTCGACAGCGGCTTGCAAAGCCTGGGCGGCAAGGCGGGCCTGCTGCAAGTGCCCGGCGTGGCCCAAACCAATGCCGGCCGCACGGGCCGGGTAATCGAAATGGACGGGCAGCTGCTCTCGGGCTTCGGACCGCGCCTGGGCCAGGCCACCACGGAACTGGCTCAGCAGCTAAGCAAGTAG
- a CDS encoding FecCD family ABC transporter permease, which translates to MPAVAERPVSTTTPALPASNRPELRQRLVLPVLALLLIGVVLVSAGAGAMRVPVPAVLGILLHKAGLSTGLAFEPQQEAVLWVIRLPRVCLGVLIGAALGLAGAAMQGLFRNPLADPGLIGISAGASLAAVTTIVLEVTLLSALREWLGFYALAVAAFVGACGTTVLVYNLSKEGGRAVVATMLLAGIAINALAGALTGLLTYAATDEQLRSITFWGLGSLGGASWPTVLGVLPLLALPILLLPRLGKSLNLLALGEEQAAHLGLPVTRLKRQLIVLATLAVGTSVAVAGAIGFLGLVVPHLVRLAAGPDHRMVLPGAALGGALVLTLADMLARTVVAPAELPIGILTALLGTPVFLWILLREKQQRLA; encoded by the coding sequence ATGCCTGCTGTAGCCGAACGTCCTGTTTCTACTACCACGCCTGCTCTGCCGGCCTCAAACCGCCCCGAGCTGCGGCAGCGACTGGTGCTGCCGGTATTGGCTTTGCTGCTCATCGGGGTGGTGCTGGTGAGTGCCGGGGCGGGGGCCATGCGCGTGCCCGTGCCAGCGGTGCTGGGCATTCTGCTGCACAAGGCTGGGCTAAGCACCGGGCTAGCCTTCGAGCCCCAGCAGGAAGCCGTGCTTTGGGTAATCCGACTGCCGCGGGTGTGCCTGGGCGTGCTTATCGGGGCGGCGCTGGGGCTGGCAGGGGCGGCCATGCAGGGCTTGTTTCGCAACCCGCTGGCCGACCCGGGCCTGATTGGTATATCGGCCGGGGCCTCGTTGGCGGCCGTTACCACCATTGTGCTGGAGGTAACGCTGCTCTCGGCCCTGCGCGAGTGGCTGGGGTTTTACGCCCTGGCCGTGGCGGCTTTCGTAGGCGCCTGCGGTACGACGGTGCTGGTCTACAACCTCTCGAAGGAAGGCGGCCGGGCCGTGGTAGCTACTATGCTGCTGGCCGGCATTGCCATCAACGCCCTGGCCGGGGCCCTCACCGGCCTGCTCACCTACGCGGCCACCGACGAGCAGCTGCGCAGCATCACGTTCTGGGGCCTGGGTAGCCTGGGTGGAGCTTCCTGGCCTACGGTGCTGGGTGTTTTGCCGCTGCTGGCCTTGCCCATTCTGCTGCTGCCCCGGCTGGGTAAGTCGCTGAACCTGCTGGCTCTGGGCGAGGAGCAGGCGGCCCACCTCGGGCTGCCCGTCACGCGCCTGAAACGGCAGCTGATTGTGCTGGCGACGCTGGCCGTGGGCACGTCGGTGGCGGTGGCCGGGGCCATTGGATTTCTGGGCCTGGTGGTGCCCCACCTGGTGCGCCTGGCCGCCGGGCCCGACCACCGCATGGTGCTGCCGGGCGCGGCCTTGGGCGGGGCCCTGGTGCTGACCCTGGCCGATATGCTGGCCCGCACGGTGGTAGCCCCGGCCGAACTGCCCATTGGTATTCTCACTGCCTTGCTCGGTACGCCGGTTTTCCTCTGGATTCTGCTGCGCGAAAAACAGCAGCGCCTGGCCTAA
- a CDS encoding hemin-degrading factor has product MSVTDLPTSVATLAERWAQFKLDNPKSRIRDAARHLETSEAELLATQCSGQPNAAVVRLTADFAALLGQIPTLGRVMALTRNDSVVHERKGTYEKVSVKGPMGLVLGEDIDLRLFITHWHFGFAVNENERRSLQFFAQDGEAVHKIYLTEDSNAGAYEELVSRFRAADQSPALATLPTPTGAADTPDADIDVTGFRDAWRALTDTHDFFGLLRTYGVSRTQALRLGPPELVQRLDNRAIVRGLEAAATSGLSIMLFVASRGCIQIHTGPVQHLVMAGPWYNVLDPDFNLHLKLGDVAETWLVKKPTTEGLVHSMELYDAQGRNLLLFFGKRKPGIPEQDAWRELVTSL; this is encoded by the coding sequence ATGTCCGTTACCGATCTGCCCACCAGCGTGGCTACCCTCGCTGAGCGTTGGGCCCAGTTCAAGCTTGACAACCCCAAAAGCCGCATCCGTGACGCGGCCCGGCACCTGGAAACCAGTGAAGCCGAACTGCTGGCTACGCAGTGCAGCGGCCAGCCCAATGCTGCCGTGGTGCGCCTGACGGCCGACTTTGCGGCCCTGCTCGGCCAGATACCCACGCTGGGCCGGGTAATGGCCCTTACCCGCAACGACAGCGTGGTGCACGAGCGCAAAGGAACCTACGAAAAGGTGTCGGTGAAGGGGCCGATGGGGCTGGTGCTGGGCGAGGACATCGACCTGCGCCTGTTCATCACGCACTGGCATTTCGGCTTTGCCGTGAACGAGAATGAGCGCCGCAGCCTGCAGTTTTTTGCCCAGGATGGGGAAGCAGTGCACAAAATCTACCTGACCGAGGACAGCAACGCGGGAGCTTACGAGGAGCTGGTTAGCCGGTTTCGGGCGGCCGACCAAAGCCCCGCGCTGGCTACCCTGCCCACCCCGACTGGAGCCGCCGACACGCCCGATGCGGACATCGACGTAACTGGCTTTCGGGACGCTTGGCGCGCCCTGACCGATACCCACGATTTTTTCGGACTGCTGCGCACCTATGGGGTGAGCCGCACCCAGGCCCTGCGCCTGGGCCCGCCCGAGTTGGTGCAACGCCTCGACAACCGGGCCATCGTGCGCGGCCTGGAAGCCGCCGCTACCAGCGGATTGAGCATCATGCTGTTTGTGGCCAGCCGCGGCTGCATCCAGATTCATACCGGGCCGGTGCAGCACCTGGTAATGGCCGGGCCCTGGTACAACGTGCTGGACCCCGACTTCAACCTCCACCTCAAGCTGGGCGACGTGGCCGAAACCTGGCTGGTAAAAAAGCCCACGACCGAGGGCCTGGTGCACTCCATGGAACTCTACGATGCCCAGGGACGCAACTTGCTGCTGTTCTTCGGCAAGCGCAAACCCGGTATTCCCGAGCAGGACGCCTGGCGGGAGCTGGTAACCAGCCTGTAG
- a CDS encoding endonuclease V has protein sequence MVLRFPSLELVEKVYHTGPVEVPYVPGFLSFREAPNVLKAYEKLQQKPDIIMVDGHGIAHPRRMGIAAHIGVMLDMPSFGVAKQKLTGSFTEPDIAKGSINPLTDKSGDLLGEVIRSKDKVLPLFVSPGHRCDQATATRLTLACLRGYKLPEPTRLADHWAEEFKKELR, from the coding sequence GTGGTGCTGCGATTTCCGTCCCTGGAGCTGGTAGAGAAGGTATATCACACCGGGCCGGTAGAGGTGCCCTACGTGCCGGGCTTCCTCTCCTTTCGGGAGGCGCCCAACGTGTTGAAAGCCTACGAAAAGCTCCAGCAGAAGCCCGATATCATCATGGTCGACGGGCATGGCATTGCCCACCCGCGCCGCATGGGTATTGCGGCCCACATCGGCGTTATGCTGGACATGCCCAGCTTTGGGGTGGCCAAGCAAAAACTGACCGGCTCCTTTACCGAGCCGGATATTGCCAAGGGTAGCATCAACCCGCTTACCGACAAAAGCGGGGACCTATTGGGTGAAGTTATCCGCTCCAAGGACAAGGTCCTGCCCCTGTTCGTGAGCCCCGGCCACCGCTGCGACCAGGCCACCGCCACCCGCCTGACGCTGGCTTGCCTGCGCGGCTACAAGCTGCCCGAGCCCACCCGCCTGGCCGACCACTGGGCTGAGGAATTTAAGAAGGAGCTGCGCTAA
- a CDS encoding glycosyltransferase family 87 protein: MKPAAPAITRGRGPGLGFGACGGSPGISHYFCGHLTSSALLPHAHFPAYSVFALDPLCGGPLRGADRAGQLSALLQGHDQQLPDLRQAVFQPDSRQEPVPGIPEYYYDTYKYSPVFALFMGLFAWMPNWLGLLLWNVLNNTMLYTAGRRLFPEVRRQLLFLLVVFIDVMTALHNSQANCLLVGLMLWTYLNLENRKPMWAGLCLALAFLIKVYGIGIGLLFLFYPGFFRNSLWAALWVVVLGFTPLLVVSWPEFQMIYVAWYDIVRASATGVQLSLMGVLDTWFGLHVSKGRCSWPDWWRCCCPWATGTAGARRTTAASTCRPS; the protein is encoded by the coding sequence GTGAAACCCGCGGCCCCTGCCATAACGCGGGGCCGTGGGCCGGGGTTGGGTTTTGGTGCTTGCGGCGGGAGCCCCGGCATTTCCCACTACTTTTGCGGCCACCTCACCAGCTCTGCCCTTCTGCCGCATGCGCACTTCCCGGCTTACTCAGTTTTTGCTCTCGACCCGCTTTGTGGTGGCCCTCTACGCGGTGCTGACCGTGCTGGTCAGCTTTCAGCACTACTTCAAGGGCACGATCAACAACTACCTGATCTTCGTCAAGCCGTTTTTCAACCTGATAGCAGGCAAGAACCTGTACCTGGAATACCCGAGTACTACTACGATACCTACAAGTACAGTCCGGTGTTTGCCCTGTTTATGGGTCTGTTTGCCTGGATGCCCAACTGGCTGGGGCTGCTGCTCTGGAACGTGCTCAACAACACGATGCTCTACACCGCCGGGCGCCGCTTGTTTCCGGAGGTACGCCGGCAGCTGCTGTTTCTGCTGGTCGTGTTCATTGATGTCATGACGGCTTTGCACAACAGCCAGGCCAACTGTCTGCTCGTAGGCCTGATGCTGTGGACCTACCTCAACCTGGAAAACCGCAAGCCGATGTGGGCCGGACTGTGCCTGGCCCTGGCCTTCCTGATCAAGGTATACGGCATCGGAATTGGGCTGCTGTTTCTGTTTTATCCCGGCTTTTTCCGCAACAGCCTCTGGGCCGCGCTTTGGGTTGTGGTGCTGGGCTTCACGCCGCTGCTGGTAGTGAGCTGGCCCGAGTTTCAGATGATTTACGTGGCCTGGTACGACATCGTGCGGGCCTCGGCTACGGGTGTGCAGCTCTCCCTGATGGGCGTGCTCGACACCTGGTTTGGCCTGCATGTGTCGAAGGGGCGGTGCAGCTGGCCGGACTGGTGGCGCTGCTGCTGCCCCTGGGCTACTGGCACCGCTGGGGCGAGACGCACTACCGCCGCCTCTACGTGTCGTCCATCCTGA
- a CDS encoding glycosyltransferase family 39 protein yields the protein MLASLPAPAARQYLGWLLIFVVIKLVLQYLVIHPVYELHRDEFLHLDQANHLAAGYVSVPPLTAWVARLIQLLGNSEFWVRFFPALFGALTMSVVWAAVHELGGGLYAKILAVSAVLLSAILRLNQLFQPNSFDVLAWTSAYYCLLRLVRGGQGRWAVGLGVAVGLGMLNKYNLVFWAAGVVPALLLTPARRLLWQPHTYLAALVALQVFLPNLLWQYQHHWPVLWHMQELQKSQLVHVDRADFLKEQLLFFLNSLVVLGAAAVGLVRYRPLRPYRFVGLAVLFSLLLFVAMQAKGYYAIGLYPILLAIGSVYLEHVLQYGWKRYLRPVMLVLLALLFLPLLWLAFPLKTPEQIRQNPAAYEKIGLLRWEDGKNHALPQDFADMISWREMANLARQGYQQLTPTEQQHLLIITDNYGEAGALNFYNHGRMPAAVSYNADYAYWFPSLENVQVVMLVTEDPLEADDAVHFASSTLVGKVQNPLAREKGTAVYVLRQPDSAIIEEVRQQVQDEQRRMRGLP from the coding sequence ATGCTCGCCTCCCTTCCCGCTCCCGCCGCCCGTCAGTACCTGGGCTGGCTTCTGATTTTTGTGGTCATTAAGCTAGTGCTGCAGTACTTGGTTATTCACCCCGTGTATGAGCTGCACCGCGACGAATTTCTGCACCTGGACCAGGCCAACCACCTGGCGGCCGGCTACGTGTCGGTGCCGCCCCTGACGGCCTGGGTAGCCCGCCTGATTCAGTTGCTGGGCAACTCCGAGTTCTGGGTGCGGTTTTTTCCGGCTTTGTTTGGCGCCCTGACCATGAGCGTGGTGTGGGCGGCGGTGCACGAGCTGGGCGGCGGCCTCTATGCTAAGATTCTGGCCGTCAGCGCCGTGCTGCTCTCGGCCATTTTGCGGCTCAACCAGCTGTTTCAGCCCAATTCTTTCGACGTGCTGGCTTGGACTTCGGCCTACTACTGCCTGCTGCGACTGGTGCGGGGCGGGCAAGGGCGCTGGGCCGTGGGCCTGGGCGTGGCCGTGGGCCTGGGCATGCTCAACAAGTACAACCTCGTGTTCTGGGCCGCCGGCGTGGTGCCCGCGCTGCTGCTGACGCCCGCGCGCCGCCTGCTATGGCAGCCCCACACTTATTTGGCAGCGCTGGTGGCCCTGCAGGTGTTCTTGCCCAACCTGCTCTGGCAGTATCAGCACCACTGGCCGGTGCTCTGGCACATGCAGGAGCTGCAGAAAAGCCAGCTGGTGCACGTAGACCGGGCCGATTTTCTCAAGGAGCAGCTGCTGTTTTTCCTCAATAGCCTGGTCGTGCTGGGGGCGGCGGCAGTGGGGCTGGTGCGCTACCGGCCGCTGCGGCCCTACCGGTTTGTGGGGCTGGCAGTCCTGTTTTCTTTGCTGCTGTTTGTGGCCATGCAAGCCAAGGGTTACTACGCCATTGGCCTCTACCCGATTCTGCTGGCCATCGGCAGTGTGTACCTGGAACATGTGCTGCAATACGGCTGGAAACGCTACCTGCGCCCGGTAATGCTGGTGCTGCTGGCCCTGCTGTTTCTGCCTCTGCTCTGGCTGGCTTTCCCGCTCAAAACGCCCGAGCAGATCCGGCAAAACCCCGCCGCCTACGAAAAAATCGGGCTGCTGCGCTGGGAAGACGGCAAGAACCACGCCCTACCCCAGGATTTTGCCGACATGATCAGCTGGCGGGAAATGGCCAATCTGGCCCGGCAAGGCTACCAGCAGCTCACGCCCACCGAGCAGCAGCACCTGCTCATTATTACCGACAACTATGGGGAAGCCGGAGCCCTGAACTTTTACAACCACGGCCGTATGCCCGCCGCCGTGTCGTACAACGCCGACTACGCCTACTGGTTTCCCAGCCTGGAAAACGTGCAGGTGGTGATGCTGGTGACCGAAGACCCGCTGGAGGCCGATGATGCCGTGCACTTTGCCTCCAGCACGCTGGTAGGGAAGGTCCAGAACCCTTTGGCCCGCGAAAAGGGCACCGCCGTGTATGTACTACGCCAGCCCGACTCGGCCATTATCGAGGAAGTGCGGCAGCAGGTACAGGACGAGCAGCGTCGGATGCGCGGTTTACCGTAG
- a CDS encoding PIG-L family deacetylase has product MQKTLRNLVLGLLLLIGKAAAATPTTAIYVSGHPDDWQLFMNPDAYQDLTSPDTRVVFIYLTSGDQDLREGGQGTMPLYLARENGALRSTSFASNLAQSDSSRLNSLHPSESVLINQHRVTRYGYKNAVHYFLRLPDVANWQSITYLDQFHRRPLPLRTIDGTTTYTNWADLQATVRAIIVAESHGARNFRLNALDPDVRYNPEDHPDHRNAGSIAVEACHGLKARIKLFQGYATGLYPENLTEEEKLNESALFALAASASTEAGYENTWEYWHKGFIGKNYYRLYFDPGSLQASGLPSFDGIPVTQGTASSFSLEYIALPGHSDADQNMVMQAFDRASELISYHKRHFNNMHLAIYASLLLGGFFLGLLVMKRRYAPVATPVLRHANA; this is encoded by the coding sequence ATGCAGAAAACGCTACGGAACCTGGTACTCGGGCTGTTGCTGCTAATCGGCAAGGCTGCTGCCGCCACTCCTACCACCGCCATCTACGTCAGCGGCCACCCCGACGACTGGCAGCTCTTTATGAACCCCGACGCCTACCAGGACCTCACGAGTCCGGATACCCGGGTGGTGTTCATTTACCTGACTTCCGGCGACCAGGACCTGCGGGAAGGCGGACAGGGCACGATGCCGCTGTATCTGGCCCGGGAAAATGGGGCGCTGCGCTCCACCAGCTTTGCCTCCAACCTGGCGCAGTCGGACAGCTCCAGGCTGAACTCCCTGCACCCGAGCGAGTCGGTCCTCATCAACCAGCACCGCGTCACACGCTATGGCTACAAGAATGCCGTGCACTACTTTTTGCGCCTGCCCGACGTGGCCAACTGGCAGAGCATTACTTACCTGGACCAGTTTCACAGGCGCCCCCTGCCCCTGCGCACCATCGACGGGACCACCACCTACACCAACTGGGCTGATCTGCAGGCAACCGTGCGGGCTATTATCGTAGCGGAAAGCCACGGGGCCCGCAACTTTCGCCTCAACGCCCTGGACCCAGACGTGCGCTACAACCCCGAGGACCACCCCGACCACCGCAATGCCGGCAGTATTGCGGTAGAAGCCTGCCACGGCCTGAAGGCCCGAATCAAGCTGTTTCAAGGGTATGCCACCGGCCTGTATCCGGAAAACCTGACGGAAGAGGAAAAGCTCAACGAGTCGGCCCTGTTTGCCCTGGCTGCCAGCGCCTCCACCGAGGCCGGCTACGAAAACACCTGGGAATACTGGCACAAAGGCTTCATCGGCAAAAACTACTACCGGCTCTACTTCGACCCCGGAAGTCTGCAAGCCAGCGGCCTTCCTTCCTTCGACGGAATACCCGTGACCCAGGGCACGGCCAGTTCCTTTTCGCTCGAGTACATAGCACTACCGGGCCACTCCGACGCCGACCAGAACATGGTGATGCAGGCTTTCGACCGGGCCAGTGAGCTTATATCCTACCACAAGCGGCATTTCAACAACATGCACCTGGCTATTTATGCCTCGCTGCTGCTGGGAGGCTTCTTTCTGGGCCTGCTGGTCATGAAGCGCCGCTACGCCCCGGTAGCCACGCCCGTGCTGCGCCACGCCAACGCCTAG